From the genome of Sulfurihydrogenibium sp., one region includes:
- a CDS encoding ABC transporter substrate-binding protein, giving the protein MELIIGLIALIVLILMIRKVGVSEPNRNVASNFQPPQDIPQHTPTIQNIPQNTPPQNNPNVLNDITKAGLIGTAAGLGMIGAGMLLNRNNYYNYYYTREPDTSLAEHLHDLIWNDDCNKCDNDVIYNIFSSCDDTGFDSSDSSCSSSWDYNYDNNNYDNDSYSWNSWDSNDSGYSWNSWDSGDDSSW; this is encoded by the coding sequence ATGGAACTAATAATTGGTTTAATCGCATTGATAGTTTTAATCTTAATGATTAGAAAGGTTGGCGTTAGTGAGCCTAATAGAAATGTAGCTTCTAATTTTCAGCCACCACAAGACATTCCACAACATACACCAACTATACAAAACATTCCACAGAATACACCGCCACAGAATAATCCAAATGTATTAAACGACATAACAAAAGCTGGATTAATTGGAACTGCGGCAGGCTTGGGAATGATTGGAGCAGGAATGCTTTTAAATAGAAATAACTATTACAACTACTATTATACTCGTGAACCTGACACATCACTTGCAGAACATCTTCATGATTTAATATGGAATGATGACTGTAATAAATGTGATAACGATGTAATTTATAATATTTTTTCAAGCTGTGACGATACAGGCTTTGATAGCTCAGACTCTTCATGTAGTAGCTCATGGGATTATAACTATGACAATAACAACTATGACAACGATAGTTATTCTTGGAATTCTTGGGATAGTAACGATAGTGGTTATTCTTGGAATTCGTGGGACAGCGGAGATGATAGTTCCTGGTAA
- a CDS encoding DUF3488 and transglutaminase-like domain-containing protein — MKLSVENIVKINAYVGSLFIFLLIFKEVSPAYSFIFLALYTLSAYKDFKKPLNINRTFINIIGILFVILMVLRINPDNIVQPSVETLLVLLGLKLLEEKTFRDYMQIYLLIILLFAGYTILSTSMVFLLYLLILIFFINASVILLTYYQQNKEIELDVDIIKRILIKTAVIPLLSIPFTIFLFFTLPRSNYPFLNFLQGKGKATTGFSQDVKLGDVSNIQEDDSVVMRVSGKNIGEIYLRGLTWNYFDGKQWMSKDLFSAVKARRLFGKKYEYTVYLEPHSEVYLFTVEYPYAISQISGYFITPRMDKTYVVDKPIFNKIKYSGISFVNDRYYEELRSTDEYLQLPKLNESIVKLANDLKGNDEEETAKNIEKFLKSYTYSLQNLSVSQDPIYDFLFVKKQGNCEYFASSMVILLRLNGIPARLVGGYKTSTYNQTANYYIVKQKDAHVWVEAYINKHWIRFDPTPAVRNAIIEKEKKLNRLKLWLDTINYYYTTFIVNYDFSKQAELFNKVKKSFSNIKDFKKIEVEFNKNYLIITITLLLVGYLTFLSVKYLKQPYEKRLLNILNKRLKKYGYERKENEGLEEFISRVENTEHKQKLLTFARELESYVYKDKKLSKADYERLKKMIEKL; from the coding sequence ATGAAGCTATCAGTTGAAAACATAGTTAAGATAAATGCTTACGTAGGAAGTTTATTTATTTTTCTTTTAATTTTTAAAGAAGTTAGTCCAGCATACAGCTTTATTTTTTTAGCTTTATACACACTTTCAGCCTACAAAGATTTTAAAAAGCCTTTAAACATAAATAGAACATTTATAAACATTATCGGTATTTTATTTGTAATATTGATGGTTTTAAGAATAAATCCTGACAATATTGTTCAGCCTTCGGTAGAAACTCTTTTAGTCTTGCTTGGTTTAAAACTTCTTGAAGAAAAAACATTCAGAGATTACATGCAGATATATTTGTTAATTATTCTGCTTTTTGCAGGATACACAATTCTTTCAACCAGCATGGTATTTTTACTGTATCTTTTGATATTAATCTTTTTTATAAATGCATCAGTAATACTTTTAACATACTACCAACAAAATAAAGAGATAGAGTTAGATGTAGACATAATAAAAAGAATTTTGATTAAAACAGCTGTTATTCCGCTACTTTCTATTCCTTTTACGATTTTTCTATTTTTTACACTACCAAGAAGTAATTATCCATTTTTAAACTTTCTACAAGGTAAAGGAAAAGCTACAACCGGATTTTCTCAAGATGTAAAACTTGGTGATGTTTCCAACATTCAAGAAGATGATTCTGTAGTAATGAGAGTTTCGGGAAAAAATATCGGAGAAATTTACTTAAGGGGTTTAACTTGGAATTACTTTGATGGAAAGCAGTGGATGTCTAAGGATTTATTTTCAGCAGTTAAAGCAAGAAGATTGTTTGGTAAGAAGTATGAATACACAGTTTACTTAGAACCACATTCAGAAGTTTATTTATTTACTGTTGAATATCCGTATGCAATATCACAGATAAGCGGCTATTTTATTACTCCAAGAATGGATAAAACATATGTTGTTGATAAACCCATATTTAACAAAATTAAATACTCGGGTATTTCTTTTGTCAATGATAGATACTATGAAGAGTTAAGGTCTACGGATGAATACTTACAGCTTCCAAAACTAAATGAATCTATAGTCAAATTAGCCAATGATTTAAAAGGAAATGACGAAGAAGAAACAGCAAAAAACATAGAGAAGTTTTTAAAAAGCTATACATACTCATTACAAAACCTATCTGTTAGCCAAGACCCTATTTATGACTTTCTGTTTGTAAAAAAGCAGGGAAACTGTGAATATTTTGCCTCATCCATGGTTATATTACTTAGATTAAACGGCATACCTGCAAGGCTTGTAGGCGGTTATAAAACTTCTACTTACAACCAAACAGCCAACTACTACATAGTTAAACAAAAAGATGCCCACGTTTGGGTTGAAGCATACATAAACAAACATTGGATAAGGTTTGACCCTACTCCGGCAGTAAGAAATGCAATCATCGAAAAAGAAAAAAAGCTAAACAGATTAAAACTTTGGCTTGATACTATAAACTATTATTACACAACCTTTATTGTAAACTATGATTTTTCTAAGCAAGCTGAACTTTTTAACAAAGTCAAAAAAAGCTTTTCTAACATTAAAGATTTTAAAAAGATAGAAGTTGAATTTAATAAAAATTATCTGATTATTACAATAACTTTGCTATTGGTAGGATATTTAACATTTTTATCTGTCAAATACTTAAAACAACCTTATGAAAAAAGATTATTGAATATTTTAAACAAAAGATTAAAAAAGTATGGCTATGAAAGAAAGGAAAACGAAGGGTTGGAAGAGTTTATCTCAAGGGTAGAGAATACAGAGCATAAGCAAAAACTTTTAACATTTGCAAGAGAGCTTGAAAGTTATGTGTATAAAGATAAAAAATTAAGCAAGGCTGATTATGAGAGATTAAAAAAGATGATAGAAAAATTATAA
- a CDS encoding DUF58 domain-containing protein, producing MIKITKAGWLYILITILLGIAAVNTGNNLLFLIVSALLSFMGISGYFGKRNISKIDIWVEFPEEVFAKKEFYLTVKATNKKAFMSMFLIKVLINNKSVLIPYAEKEGEGKLKILVDKRGIFSIKEAKVCSVFPFNFFERCFTVKVDAKKVVFPEPKECNLFQISDYKFKSKQKSEGQVIEKQGYEGDFLGLRDYNFGTPVKYIDWKASTKSENLKEKVLSTIQSTPIIIEFEKINMDLESKISCIAYLAVNYKKFENTFVKIENTTYNLQDKSDRHKLLTKLALYGMKDEAIS from the coding sequence ATGATAAAGATAACAAAAGCAGGTTGGCTTTATATCCTTATCACCATACTTCTTGGTATTGCTGCTGTAAACACAGGAAACAACTTACTATTTTTAATAGTTTCAGCCTTACTGAGCTTTATGGGAATTTCAGGATATTTTGGAAAGAGAAATATATCTAAAATAGACATATGGGTAGAATTTCCGGAAGAAGTTTTTGCAAAAAAAGAGTTTTATCTAACCGTTAAAGCAACAAACAAAAAAGCCTTTATGTCAATGTTTTTGATTAAAGTACTAATAAACAATAAAAGTGTGCTAATCCCGTATGCAGAGAAAGAGGGAGAAGGAAAGCTAAAAATATTAGTTGACAAGAGAGGTATTTTTAGCATAAAAGAAGCCAAAGTCTGTTCAGTATTTCCTTTTAACTTTTTTGAAAGATGCTTTACTGTAAAAGTAGATGCTAAAAAAGTAGTTTTTCCGGAGCCAAAAGAATGCAATTTATTTCAAATATCAGACTATAAATTTAAATCTAAGCAAAAATCAGAAGGTCAGGTTATAGAAAAACAAGGATACGAAGGAGACTTTTTAGGACTTAGAGACTACAATTTTGGAACGCCGGTTAAGTACATAGATTGGAAGGCTTCAACAAAATCAGAAAATCTAAAAGAAAAGGTCTTATCAACCATCCAATCAACGCCAATCATAATAGAATTTGAGAAGATAAACATGGATTTAGAATCAAAAATATCCTGCATCGCATACTTAGCAGTAAATTACAAAAAGTTTGAAAACACATTTGTAAAAATAGAAAATACAACCTATAATCTACAAGATAAATCAGACAGACATAAACTTCTTACAAAGCTTGCATTATACGGAATGAAAGATGAAGCTATCAGTTGA
- a CDS encoding MoxR family ATPase yields MRAEFKNIIDFLSSYLHGKEKAIELTLICLFSKGHLLIEDLPGLGKTTLAIGIAKTLGLDYGRVQATSDLLPSDIIGVSIYNKNTNEFEFKPGPIFNNIILVDEINRATPKTQSALLEAMGEKQVTVDGKTYKLPQPFFVIATQNPVEQYGTFPLPESQLDRFLMKISIGYPSREAEKEIIKGGSKREELYKIQPFISKDEIIKIQEEIKNVYVSDKIADYILDIVWATRESKYLESGLSTRGTLAIVSTAKTNAYMEGRDFIIPEDIKKLYKYVIPHRVIFKPEHESQKEEIIKTIVESIPTPI; encoded by the coding sequence ATGAGAGCTGAGTTTAAAAACATAATAGACTTTTTATCAAGCTATCTCCATGGGAAAGAAAAAGCCATTGAGCTTACGTTAATATGTTTATTCTCAAAAGGACATCTTTTGATAGAAGACCTGCCCGGACTTGGCAAAACAACCCTTGCAATAGGAATAGCTAAAACCTTAGGATTGGATTATGGAAGAGTGCAAGCTACTTCCGACTTACTACCATCTGATATAATCGGAGTTTCTATATATAACAAAAACACAAACGAGTTTGAATTTAAACCCGGTCCTATTTTTAATAACATCATCCTTGTTGACGAGATAAACAGGGCAACGCCAAAAACCCAGTCAGCACTTCTTGAGGCAATGGGAGAAAAACAGGTTACAGTAGATGGAAAAACTTATAAATTACCACAGCCATTTTTCGTAATAGCAACACAAAACCCGGTAGAACAGTATGGAACATTTCCACTTCCAGAATCTCAGTTAGACAGATTTTTAATGAAAATCTCCATCGGATACCCATCAAGAGAGGCAGAAAAAGAGATCATCAAAGGTGGTAGTAAAAGAGAGGAGCTTTATAAAATACAACCTTTCATATCAAAAGATGAGATTATAAAAATTCAAGAAGAGATCAAAAACGTTTATGTGTCAGATAAAATAGCTGATTACATTCTTGATATTGTATGGGCTACTCGGGAGAGCAAATATCTTGAGTCTGGTTTGTCAACAAGGGGAACCCTTGCAATCGTAAGCACTGCTAAAACAAACGCATACATGGAAGGTAGAGATTTTATCATTCCGGAAGATATTAAAAAACTTTATAAATATGTAATTCCACACAGAGTAATCTTCAAACCAGAGCATGAATCTCAAAAAGAAGAGATTATAAAAACAATCGTTGAAAGCATTCCAACACCTATATGA
- a CDS encoding aspartate-semialdehyde dehydrogenase, giving the protein MKSYNVAILGATGAVGQTMIKVLEERNFPVNEIKFLASERSAGKEVEYYGMKYKVEAVCEEAFENVDIALFSAGGERSKKWAPIAASKGAVVIDNSSAFRMDPEVPLVVPEVNPEDVKWHKGIIANPNCSTIQMVVALYPIHKVKKIKRIIVATYQAVSGAGATAIEDLELETKAVMEGKYFYPRALPHHIAFNVIPRIDNFEPNGYTKEELKMINETRKIMHEPDIKVSPTCVRVPVYVGHSEAVTIETQEPITAEEAREILKSAPGVVVEDDPFNNVYPTPIEVAGKDDVFVGRIRKDLGFENGLSMWIVGDNLRKGAATNAVQIAELLIKYELL; this is encoded by the coding sequence ATGAAATCATATAATGTTGCTATACTTGGAGCCACAGGGGCTGTTGGTCAAACAATGATAAAGGTTTTGGAAGAAAGAAATTTTCCGGTAAATGAAATAAAATTCCTTGCATCTGAAAGGTCTGCCGGTAAAGAAGTTGAATATTATGGAATGAAGTATAAAGTTGAGGCTGTTTGTGAAGAGGCTTTTGAGAATGTAGATATTGCATTATTTTCTGCCGGTGGTGAAAGAAGTAAAAAATGGGCACCCATCGCAGCAAGCAAAGGAGCCGTTGTTATAGATAATAGCTCTGCTTTTAGAATGGACCCAGAGGTTCCGTTGGTTGTTCCGGAAGTTAATCCGGAGGATGTAAAATGGCATAAAGGAATTATTGCAAATCCTAACTGCTCTACAATACAAATGGTTGTTGCGTTATATCCAATTCATAAAGTAAAGAAAATAAAAAGAATCATTGTAGCAACATACCAGGCTGTTTCTGGAGCAGGAGCAACTGCAATAGAGGATTTAGAGCTTGAAACAAAAGCAGTTATGGAAGGAAAATACTTTTATCCAAGGGCATTACCACATCACATAGCATTCAATGTTATTCCAAGAATTGACAACTTTGAACCAAACGGCTACACAAAAGAAGAGTTAAAAATGATCAACGAAACAAGAAAGATTATGCATGAACCGGATATTAAAGTATCTCCAACTTGCGTTAGAGTGCCTGTATACGTAGGACATAGTGAAGCTGTAACAATCGAGACCCAAGAACCTATCACTGCTGAAGAGGCAAGAGAGATATTAAAAAGTGCGCCGGGGGTTGTTGTAGAAGATGACCCATTTAACAACGTTTATCCAACTCCGATAGAAGTAGCAGGTAAAGATGATGTGTTTGTAGGAAGAATAAGAAAAGACCTTGGATTTGAAAATGGTTTATCTATGTGGATAGTTGGAGATAACTTAAGAAAAGGTGCAGCAACTAACGCAGTTCAAATAGCAGAATTATTGATAAAATATGAACTACTCTAA
- a CDS encoding deoxyguanosinetriphosphate triphosphohydrolase produces MNYSNIRQHLEDLEIKTLHPKAAKSLYAKRDVQEEECPVRTKFQRDRDRILHSKAFRRLKHKTQVFLSPEGDHYRTRLTHTLEVAQVSRTIARALRLNEDLTEAIVYGHDLGHTPFGHAGEFILKENGSYHHAKHSLRVVEKLENEGKGLNLTEEVRDGILKHSKGKSPLITEGNMPKTLEGEIVRIADKIAYINHDLEDAIRAGIVSESQIPDDIVKVLGKTKSERISTIVISVINTTIENEYKHIVMDEKVYNAMYSLRDFLYENVYFAEPVVRELDKAKGIVKALYEYYVENYHLIPNYEKYLKLWGEYSPNQAAVDYVAGMTDRYALKKYSEIFIPKVWAVV; encoded by the coding sequence ATGAACTACTCTAATATAAGACAACATCTTGAAGATTTAGAAATAAAAACACTTCATCCAAAGGCTGCAAAAAGTCTGTATGCAAAAAGAGATGTACAAGAGGAAGAATGTCCAGTAAGGACTAAATTTCAAAGAGATAGAGATAGAATCCTTCACAGTAAAGCTTTTCGGAGATTAAAGCATAAAACACAAGTATTTTTATCTCCGGAGGGAGACCATTACAGAACAAGGCTAACCCATACACTTGAAGTTGCACAAGTTTCAAGAACAATAGCAAGAGCTTTAAGACTAAATGAAGACCTTACAGAAGCAATAGTTTATGGTCATGATTTAGGGCATACTCCTTTTGGTCATGCAGGGGAGTTTATTTTAAAAGAAAACGGCAGCTACCATCATGCAAAACACAGTTTAAGAGTGGTTGAAAAGCTCGAAAACGAAGGAAAGGGATTGAACCTTACAGAAGAAGTGAGGGATGGCATTTTAAAGCATAGTAAAGGAAAATCTCCACTGATTACAGAAGGAAACATGCCTAAAACTTTAGAAGGTGAAATTGTTAGAATAGCTGATAAAATCGCATACATAAACCATGACTTAGAAGATGCAATAAGGGCAGGCATCGTATCAGAATCACAAATTCCGGATGATATAGTTAAAGTTCTAGGAAAAACCAAATCCGAAAGGATTTCGACCATTGTTATCAGCGTTATAAATACAACCATTGAAAATGAGTATAAACATATAGTAATGGATGAAAAAGTTTATAACGCCATGTACAGCTTAAGAGATTTTCTTTATGAAAATGTATATTTTGCTGAGCCTGTTGTAAGGGAGCTTGACAAGGCAAAAGGCATAGTCAAAGCTTTGTATGAGTATTATGTTGAAAACTATCATCTAATTCCAAACTATGAAAAGTATTTAAAACTTTGGGGAGAATATTCACCAAACCAAGCAGCCGTTGACTACGTAGCCGGAATGACAGACAGATACGCACTAAAAAAATACTCAGAAATCTTTATTCCAAAGGTTTGGGCTGTTGTTTAG